One Fibrobacter sp. UWB2 DNA window includes the following coding sequences:
- the sufC gene encoding Fe-S cluster assembly ATPase SufC, which yields MLSIKNLKASIEDGTQILKGINLEVKPGEVHAIMGPNGSGKSTLSKVIAGHPAYHVDGGSVELDGKNLLEMEINERANSGLFISTQYPTEIPGVNNVEFLKMALNSKRAFLGQPEMSDEDFKKLCEEKMDLLEMDERYRERGVNDGMSGGEKKRNEILQMAILDPKVSFLDETDSGLDIDALRIVANGINHIMSPEKAVILVTHYQRLLDYIKPTYVHVLRHGKIILSGGPELALKLEDQGYDWIEEAK from the coding sequence ATGTTATCCATCAAGAACCTTAAAGCAAGTATCGAAGACGGCACCCAAATCCTGAAAGGGATCAATCTTGAGGTCAAGCCGGGTGAAGTTCACGCCATCATGGGCCCGAACGGCTCCGGCAAAAGCACGCTCTCCAAAGTGATTGCAGGCCACCCCGCCTACCATGTCGATGGCGGCTCCGTAGAACTCGACGGCAAGAACTTGCTCGAAATGGAAATCAACGAACGCGCCAACTCCGGTCTCTTTATCAGCACGCAATACCCGACCGAAATTCCGGGCGTGAACAACGTCGAATTTTTGAAGATGGCGCTCAACAGCAAGCGAGCCTTCCTCGGCCAGCCCGAAATGAGCGACGAAGATTTCAAGAAGCTCTGCGAAGAAAAGATGGACTTGCTCGAAATGGACGAACGCTATCGTGAACGCGGCGTAAACGACGGCATGAGCGGTGGCGAAAAGAAGCGTAACGAAATCCTCCAGATGGCTATTCTCGACCCGAAGGTGAGCTTCCTCGACGAAACGGACTCCGGTCTCGACATTGACGCCCTCCGCATCGTGGCAAACGGCATCAATCACATCATGTCGCCCGAAAAGGCCGTGATTCTCGTGACGCATTACCAGCGCTTGCTGGACTACATCAAGCCCACTTACGTTCACGTGCTCCGTCACGGCAAAATCATCTTGAGCGGCGGCCCGGAACTTGCCCTCAAGCTCGAAGATCAAGGCTACGACTGGATTGAAGAAGCCAAGTAA
- a CDS encoding SufD family Fe-S cluster assembly protein — protein MNAEFIQNLPTAEQAIARLRELGMPRRNNELWSFFPVAKIPTPEFMGTDFAASPAAAPTTSPAAAPANQETDFAALLPIANQARPMIREIVPGAAEMAMLKCNNDFGYTVLDIGKGAKVSLEILDNKVSHDIAAERFDINVGEDADVEIFFANPACDLPLRFRHFNINQAAGANVRFSSICKDTAIGRVSVECHLKGEGANFDYRSLHVLDGEASQHSRLTIYHEAPRTTSTQLARNLLSGSARVSYDGSVIVGYDCTGVNSSQLVNTILLSEDASVSVKPVLKIYHDDVECTHGNTVGELDAEQMFYLVSRGIPKKAAQEMLMRSFAQETFLPLPDSPAKKRLMSSL, from the coding sequence ATGAACGCTGAATTTATACAGAACTTGCCCACCGCGGAACAGGCGATAGCACGCCTCCGCGAACTCGGCATGCCCCGTCGCAATAACGAACTTTGGTCGTTCTTCCCGGTCGCCAAAATCCCAACACCGGAATTTATGGGCACAGATTTTGCAGCATCTCCCGCAGCAGCCCCAACGACTTCCCCGGCAGCAGCCCCGGCCAACCAAGAAACCGACTTTGCCGCCCTCCTCCCGATTGCAAACCAGGCCCGCCCCATGATTCGCGAAATCGTGCCCGGCGCAGCCGAAATGGCGATGCTCAAGTGCAACAACGACTTCGGTTACACAGTTCTTGACATCGGTAAAGGCGCCAAAGTGAGCCTCGAAATTCTCGACAACAAGGTTTCGCACGACATCGCCGCCGAACGTTTTGATATCAACGTTGGCGAAGATGCAGACGTCGAAATCTTCTTTGCAAATCCGGCTTGCGATTTGCCGCTCCGCTTTAGGCATTTCAACATCAACCAGGCCGCAGGTGCCAACGTTCGCTTTTCGAGCATCTGCAAGGACACTGCGATTGGCCGCGTCAGCGTCGAATGCCACCTCAAAGGCGAAGGCGCCAACTTCGATTATCGCAGCCTCCACGTTCTCGATGGCGAAGCCTCGCAGCACAGCCGCCTCACAATTTACCACGAAGCCCCACGCACCACAAGCACACAGCTTGCTCGCAACTTGCTTTCTGGTTCTGCACGTGTGAGCTACGACGGAAGCGTCATCGTCGGTTACGACTGCACAGGAGTCAACTCCAGCCAACTCGTGAATACAATCCTCTTGAGCGAAGATGCAAGTGTCTCCGTGAAGCCCGTCCTCAAGATTTATCACGATGACGTGGAATGCACGCACGGCAACACCGTCGGCGAACTCGATGCAGAACAGATGTTCTACCTCGTGAGCCGCGGCATCCCGAAAAAGGCAGCCCAGGAAATGCTCATGCGTTCGTTCGCACAAGAGACTTTCCTACCGCTCCCCGACAGCCCCGCGAAAAAGCGACTGATGAGCAGTCTTTAG